The segment AAAATGCCGGGCGGAGGTGACACTCCGCCCGGCGAAACCTAGGCCCTCCAGTGTCTGCTGAAGGTTCTTGGCTGCTTTGCAAGCATTGATAGATGTAGCAGTTTTTGAGCCGAAAACAAATTGGAGGGTCATTTTTTCTAACCAAAGAGGTTAATAATGACCCAAGAAATTCGAATAGACTGCATAAACAAAAACGACCGTCATGACCCAACCGAACGTATTGAGCGGGTCGGCGGCAGGAATGCCGATGGCAGATGGTGGAATCTATTGCTTGATCAAGCAATAGCAGGAGCAGAGAGCGGGCGTTGGCGCTTCTTTGTCCAGCAGGGCGGCCAGAAGGCCTATGTCGTGGTTGCTGTCAGCCGTTCAGGGCGCAAGTATCTGAAAACCGAGGCTGATGGCTACGAACCCAACAACCTGCTCTCCCTGCCGGAGTGTCTGTAATGGCGCGGCGGCGGGTGAGTCCGCGACTGACCCTTGAGGATGCGATTGAGATCTGGCGGCGGTCCTGGTTGGGTGAGTTCCAGCATGATATCGCGGCGGCTTTTCGGGTCAATCAGGGGCGGGTCAGTGAAATTCTGACCGGCAAGCGGTTTCCGGAGGCCAGAAAACTGGCACAGGGCGGTCCGGTCGATCTGGACTGATGCCCCGTGAACAATCCTGCCGCCCGGCTGACATTGCCGGGCGGTAGTGATCGGATTTATGCTTTTGAAGTGGGGGTGTTGGCGTTTCCAGATGAGATGACCATTGCCGGTTTCATAGCTTAAATACGGCTCTGGCAATTGTCTTCTCTTGATATTCCTGACCCTTGCCACCGGTGCGACTTCAATTAGCCTCAGGCTTTTCGGCCTGAGGCTCTTGGGGAAGTGAACTGGTCCAACAACGTGTTGTTCGGCTTGTGGTGTGCCTGCCGGGGTGATTGCTGTTTATCGGCGGTATATCAATTCGACAGGGTCACGTTGTCGGTGAGGAGCCGAACAGGTTGAGGTTGTGCAGATAGCCCTGGGCCATGGCGCGCATCAGGGCCTCGCCTTCGACGAAGGTGAAGGGGATATGGTAATCTTTTGATAGTGCGACCAACTTCTCCTTCATCGCCTCGGAAGGCTTGGCGTTGGTTACAACCATCATCACTTCGACAATTTGATCAGTATAGTTGTCATCCTGTTGCCGGCTGGTGAAGGCCTGTTCCAGTTGTTCCGCCTTTTCGACCTCGACCTTATCTTTATAATCCTTGACCTGAATCAGGACCACCCAGCCGCGCTCGGAATCGAAGGGGTTGGGGAAACGCAGTTCCAGATCGGCGCCGCGTTCCTTGGGGCCGCCGGTATGGATTACCTCCGCCTCGCGCAACAGTGGTTCAAGGCCGACGGCGATTGCCTTCTCCCACTCGGCAGCCTGCAGGGAGTTGTTGAAGACGGCTCTGAGTTTGTCGGCAAATTCGGTAGCGGTGTCCTGCAATTCGCTCTGGGCGATGCTTAACACCCGCTCAACCCCGGAGGAGGCGGTGCCAGCATCCTTTGCGGACAGCTTGGACAGCGCCATCAAGTTACCATGAAACTCATGCAAGCGAACGATGCGGTTGCGTGCCTTCAGGCGGGTGCGCAGGGTATCCGGCACCATCGCATGGGAATTGGCGACCGGAAAACCGAGGCGCATGACCGGCAGCATGTGGCGGAAATCGCCATGATCAGCCAGCGGTTCGCCATATTGGTAGTCACCGGTGACTTCGCAGATGCTGAACTGGCCGTTTACCGGGATATTGGGCAACAGTACCAAATCGCCCACCATGATCGCATCATTGCCGCGTCCGGCGTCCTTGCCCAGCATCGGTGAATTGCGCCAGGCATCCTGCTCATCGGTGCCGAGCGGTTCGCCACGCTCGCGCTTTGCCTTGATCAGCCGCAGATCAAGCCCGTCATGCCAGCCCCAGCCTTGCCGCAGCCAGCCGCCCTGATTGCCGCCGAGCGCGGCGTAGATGCTGTCGCGGATTGCCACGCTGCCCCGCGAGGTTCTGACCATCCATGCGCGTTCGATCATGCGCTTTTTCTCCCGGTTTTGGTGTTCGGTTCATCTGTCGCCGGTTGTCGCCTTGAGAAGGCTGCACGGGTGACATTGAGGAACTTGCCCTGACTGAAGCGCTCGACGGTTTCCTGAGCGTCCCAGGCTTTGGGCGGCATGGTTTCACCCTCACGCCAGGCCTGTGCCAACAGGGCGGTGATGGTCGGCATGCTTGCCGGTTGCCGCCAGAGCGGCCAGCGGAAGCGGAAGTCGCGTGCGCCCTGCCCGCCGGGGATCGCCGATATATGGCGGTCGCTATAAGGTGTCGCCATCACCGGCAGGCTCGACAGGCCAAAGGCGGCCAGCCGGTTTGCACCATGCTGGGTGGTGGCGGCATCGCCCGACGGGTTCACTGCGCGCAGGGCATAGCGTCGGTCCTCCTCCACATCCCAGCGGAAGCCATCGGTGGGGTCGATGCGCTGCCATGGTGTGAACAGTGCCTCGGTCATGGCCTGTTCGGCACTGATCTCCACGGCCTTCTTGCCGCGTCCCCGTTTGCCGGGTGAGCCCTGCTCCACGACACCGGCAAACCGGGTGAGAAAATGCTGGTGCCCCTGACCGAACATCAGGCAGAGCGGCGTCGGGTCGATGCTGCCCTTGCGGTTGATTGCGCCATCATTCATCAGGGCCGCCATCATGTCAGACCGGTACCGGTCGGCCAGCGAGGCCTCCCTGACGGTATCCCCGAGCAGCCGGTGTGCCGCTTCTGCGCTATGGTTCAGGTTCTTCTCGCCCGCGAAATCATGGGCACCGGCCAGCCTGGTGCTGCCCTCGGCAGCGGCAGCGGCGATATCGTCCTCTGTAACTTCGGCGCGGAGTTGCAGCACCGGGCGCAGGGTCTTCCTGCCCATGTCATCATCCCAATACGCCTGTGGGTGCCAGTCGGGCCGTACAGCTTCCAGCACGCGGAGCAGGCCAAGCAGGGCGAGGAACGCCAGCAGATTGTCAGGCTCCAGCCCCTCCAGCCGGTGTCGGTGGATGGGCAGCGAAGCCGGTAAGGCCGCACCTGTCAGGTGGGATGGCTGCCAGTCGCTTATGGCCATATCCGGATTGGCCGAGGCATGGTGATCGGCGAGCCGCAGCAGGCTCTCCAGCCAGGCCAGTTGCCACCAGCCATAGCGCCGGATCAGCCGGGCCATCAGGCCGCCCCAGTCATCGCCCTGCCAGTCGAAGCCGAGCCGGTTTGGTGCCGGTATGTCGGCTGTCAGATCAAAGGGTTCCCGGTCGCTCATGCCATCGGTGTGGAGCTGGTACAGCGTGTGTTGCTCCCATTCATCGGCAAAGCCATAGAATGGTCGACCATAGCCGTGATGGGTGCCGACCAGCCACAGCACAAGTTCCGGGTCATGGGCACCGGCCAGCACATCCTGCTCGGCCAACAGCATGCGCACCGACAACGCCTCGTGCCGCCAACCCTTTGGCAGCATCGAGACCGGGTTGCCGGATGTGTTGCCAACAGCCTTGGCTAGCAGTTCTTCAGGATTGGCAAAGGTCTGACCAAGTACGGAATAGAGCAGTGACTGAAAGCGTGGATCGGCCTTGCCCCAGTCATGTGCCCAGGCAGCGCGGCATAAGGCATCGGTCAGTGCATCCGACAGACCCAGATGTTTGGCAGCACGCATGATGGCGGCGACAACACGTCGGCTATGCCGGTTCAGATATTCGCGGTCGCTTGGTTCAATGTCTGCGTTCTCGCCAGTATCTGTTGCTGTTGCATCGTTGATATTGGCCCTCGTTTGGCTCGCCTGATCGTCCTCGGTGCTGGGTGGATTATCTGCGGTGGGTGGATTATCGGCGATGGCATTGAGGGTATCCGGCAGTTTGATTCCGCCCGGGAATGCCAGAATAGCAGCGGTTGGCAGCACGTCATCGGTGGCTTCATCGCCATAGGGAAACACCAGCTCTATTTTTGGTTTTGGTCCTGTGCCATTCAGTATGGCATTCGCATCCTCCAGCCATTTGTGGGCATCGGGATCCAGCTCCTCGGCTGTGTTCGACAGAATGCTATCGACAATGCGGGCCGGTCCGTCTGTCTCCTCACGGTATTCTGCCAGCCATTTTTCCAGCCGGTCTGACCACTTTTTCACAAGCTTTTCGTGAGCTTTCAAGCCCTCTTCCGAAGTCTTTTCCTCATCCGTGATCGCGCGCACCAGTAACGCTGCATGCAGGCGGAAGGCGGCCTTGCTTCGCGCATAAGGCCGGGCAGCCCGGTCGGCCACATCGGGCACTGTTTCCATGCTGTCCGGGTTCCAGCCGAACTGATCGGCCCCGCCGTAGTTGGCGCTGGCAGGAACGACAATCACGTCACCGGGGCGGATTTCATTCGGCCAGACCGACCGGCTGTTCTCGTCATCCCGACCGCGCCAGCGAAATGCGCGATAGCCACCCGATTTGCGCTCACTGGCATCATCGGTCTCGATCAACAGCGGCACATCGCTGGCGTCGGTATCGGCTGGCAGCCGATCGCCCAGTGATTGCAGCCAGCGCCGGGCCGTCGGGACCGGTACCTCAATCGCCTCGGTCGCGCGTGGCGGCAGCAGACTCAGGATGTCGAGCGTCTGGCGGCGATATTTGTCACTCTCGCCCATATGGCGGCGCTCGAGGTCGCCGCGCCAGATGATCTGCACCCCGGCGGGCTGGCGCTGCGGGCCATGCAGGTACAGGGTGAGATCGGTTGCCACCGCCGGACGCGGCGCGGTCTGGAAGCAGGTATCGGCATCGACCGGGCGAAGGATCGGGGCATCGGGCCGTTCGGCCAGCATCGGCGCCAGAGCCATCGGGTCCATATCCTGCAGCCGCGCGTTCATGCCGTTAATGCCGAAGTCGAGCACATCATCATTTTCGCTGTACTGCTTATTCAGCCAGTCCCAGCACGCCTTGACCGCGTCGCCGTAAACCGGATCCGCGTAACGCTTCCTGAGTTGCTCATCGGTGATCAGAATGCTGCCCTTGGCCGCTATATCGCGCCCGGCACGGTTAACGCGGCCGAAGCGTTGACGCAGGGCATCGAGCGGTGCCGCCTCGGTCACCAGCGCGTCGAGGTCGATATCGACCCCGGCCTCCAGACATTGGGTGGCAACCACGATCAGCGGTTTTTCCGGGCGCGGCTTATGTCCGGTGCGGATATTGTCGAGGTCCTCTGCAATCATATCACGGTCAACCGCTCTTGCCGGGCCGATCATCAGTTTGATGTCAGCCTTCTCACCAAGTTGCAGGCGCAGTTGCTCGAATATCTGCCGCGCTGTTGCTACCCGGTTGACCACAACGCCGATGGCTTTTGTGTTGTCATCCTTGAGTAATTCCCCGACTTCCGCAGCGGCGGCGGTGGGAAAGGCGGTTTTGTAGGTTCCCTTGATTGTGTCGAGGCGGACCGGCTTGGTGGCTTCCAGTCGGCTCTTCAGCGTCCTGTCCTGCCTGTCATCATCTGCCAGCGCGAAGGGCTCTTGCCCGCCCCGGTTGCCCGGGGTGGCGCTCATCTCGACAACCTGCCATGGACGGTCAGCCGTACCGGTTTCGCGCCAGTTCTCACTGCGCAAACGGGCAATACCGGACAGGGTCTGGCGGAACGGCTCTGACAGATGCACTTCATCAAGCAGGAACAGGCAGTCATTGCCGAACAGCCCGGCATGCACCGGCTTCATGCGATCGCTGATGCCATAGCCGCGGAACAGCAGCCGTGAGCCGACCTGATCGACGGTCGAGCACAGGATTGTCGGTTGGTGCGGACTGGTGGCCCAGCCATGTTCCAGCGGCATGCCACCACGCAGCGCACGTGCCATCACGGGGATATCGCCACCTGCCAGATGCCGCAGCCGATCGGCGACGGTTTTCAGAATGCCGTCTTCTGCATTTTGCAGTTTCTCTGCGATCTCCTCTGCCCGTCTGAAGGCATCATCGACGATCAGCCGGCGGTCGACCACCAGCACGATCCGCATCGGTGCCGGTCGCGCCGGATCATCAGCGCAGAGCGCCAGATGGAACAGCGCAATATCAAGGCTGGCGGTCTTGCCACTGCCGGTCGGCAGGTCCATGACGGATGGCCAGCCCTGCCCCGTCGCCAATTGCCCGACCAGCCGCGTTTGCCACGGGAAGGGGGCATAGCCATACAATTCGTTGTAATAGCCGTCAAAATCATGGGTGGATAGTGAGGGCAGGCTGGTGCTGGTCATGGCGCGTTATCCTCCATGATGGGGTTATGATCGGGTTTTGGAGCGGGGCTGGGGTGTAAACGGCAGACACAGCCCCATGCCATGGAACCGACCCGCGCCGAGGATGACCGGGCCGGATACCGGCTGGTCAAATCTGATCACCGCATGGCACATTTCCCGGCTGCGCAGGGCCGGTGGCAGTCGCCATCGCGGGCGCGTGCCGGTGACGCTCGGATGCGCCGGGGTGGCACCGCTTATGCCGCTGTGCTTGCCAAGCTGGATTGCCGGACGCCCTGCAGAGGACCCTTCCGTAATGCTTGCCGGTTCCGGTAGGCCGATATTGCGGCAGGCCTGAACAATGATCGCTTCAATCTCCTGCTGTCGGGCATCACCGGGTGGCTGTTTCAGATGACGATCCAGCACAATCGGGGTTGCCGTGGCCCAGTAGCGGGATGGCCTGCTGTAGCGACTTGGCTTGAGCGATTGCCGTCCGGTCACTGATGCAAGATGCAGCTCGATCATGAATCGTTTTGCATCATCCCCGCGCGGGCATAGTTGCAGTAATCGTGTGCCGTACTGGTTGACGGCCTTGGCATTCAGCGCCGCCATCACGCCTTGTAATAACTGAAATGTATCCGGGTTGTCGTGAGGATTGTCAAAAGCCGGTGGCAGCGCCAACCCGAAGCCCATCAACGTGCCCCGGGCATGTTGCCAGCCAAGATCGGCAAGCGGCAGCACAGCCATATGCGGTTTTGCCGTCGGGCTGCCATCCGGTTGGTGTCCGGAGATCACTTCCGGTACCGTCATGCCGATGGCATCGAAGCCAGCGAGAAGGGTATCGCGCATGGCCTTGGCATAGAGCGGAAACGCGGTGATTGAGGGCACAAAACTATTGGCATGCAGCTCAAGTACCAGCCAGTTGCGACCGAATTTGGTGGTGCCAGCACTGGTGGCATCATTGGCGGGATGGTCGATGACAATATCGCCGGGGGGCGGTCTGCGCCCGGCATGATAGCTGGCCTCGAGCGTCGCGAGCCGTCCCGCACCGATGCGGCGCTGTGGTGCCTGTCTGAGGTTGGGGCGTACTGATTCACCGCGCCGGAACCGGCAACGGGTCAGGCTCGCCGAATGGCCGACACTGGCAGTGTCGCGGGCGAGGTCGTCGAGCAGGTCGAGAATCTCCTGCTCCGGCTCCTCGGTCCAGATGATTTCCACCAGCGGATCATCGGGCAGGGCGGCGGGGAACTGGCGTGGCTGGCGGCTGCGGCGCTCCGCCAGCGTCAGGGCATCATTGACAGGCACATAGGCATTGCCGATCTGCCGGGCATTGTAGTCGCTGGCATAGACGCCCTCGACGGCTTGTTGCTCCAACCATGTAAGTGCCGGGCGGAAACGGTCATCCTCGCCCTGCATGCCCCAGGTGGCGACCAGTGCCGAGTAGACCCGGTCCGGCTGCGGCGGCCAGTCGGGTTCACTCGAAACCTGATCGCGGGCGGCGTAGCACACCCCGCCCAGATATTCGATTTCGAGAACCAGCATTACTCGTCCTCCGCCTCGTCGCTCAGATCCTTGAGCGCCATTTCCTCACTTTGCCGGATGATCGAGATCAGCTTGTCCTGTGGCTTCAGCATGACCGGGTCGGGTTCGTAACCGACACCTGTGGTGCGCAGCTTGTCCGCTGCCTCGTCATAGAGTGCGATGGCCTGATCAAGATCGAGGTCGATCTGTTTTACCATGCCGTCATGATGCACCAGTTCCAGTGCCTGCAGCCCGCCATCCGGGACAAGATCACAGCGCGAGCGCAGTGAGAAGCCGTTGCGATCCTGCGCCAGAAACGCCACCAGCCCGAGACTGGCCAGCAGGCTGCGTCCGGCGCGGGTCTGTTCCGGGGTGCCGAAACGCAGACGCCGCAGCCCGGCCGTGCTCAGCAGTACGACCTGTTCGGCATAATCGCAGGTGACGCCGAGCGGTTGAATGGATGGGGCAATGTTACCGTGGTTGGCTTCTGATGGCTTTGACTTCTTTGCACCTTTCTGGGCCGTTTCGACCCAGCCATCCGCTGTCTTGTATATCTCGACGCCTTTGCGGATACCGAGCGGGTCCATCCGGCTGCCGGTACGCTTTCCAAGACTTCGACCCTGAAATTCACCGGTCTGGCGATTGACCATTTCCTCTGCTGGTACGTTGATCCCGATGATTTCCGATGTCAGCGAGCGCTGGAACTTGGCGCCCAAGCCGCCGCCTTGTCCCTGACTGTGCCAGGCGCCGAACAGCAATGCGGTCGGAGCGTGGGAGAGCAGGGCTGCCGCTTCTGCCGGTTTGGCCTTGATCAGAGCTTCACCGAGCGGTGATTTCAGAAACGGCACATCATCCAGCAGGCTGTCGCGCAGGATTGCATCATATATCCGGTGCGGCGCGTCGAGTGAACTGATCCTGTCGGCGACATTCAGGCCGGTATCACTGAAATCAACGGTGACACGCGGTATCTTGAAATCTTCGTCATAAATCAGGCTGACCAGCGCCTCTTCCATGCGGTTGGCCTGGCTCTGCACGCTGTCGATCAGGACGCAGACAATGCCGTCTTTCTGTCCCGGGACTCGACGGACCTCAAAGACGTGGCGCGGCGGGTCATTCTTGCCATCACCCGGATAGGTTGGCGGAAAAATCTTGTCGCCCGGGCCGCCTGCCGGTTGCAACTTCTGACGGCGGCGGATCGCGGCGTGGCGGCTGACAAAATCATCAAGCTCTTGATAGTTAAGGGTCATTTCGATGTTTCCTCATGTTTTGAGAGCCGCGAGAGCCCGATATTGTGTGGGTTTTACGCTACGATTGAATGCAATGGTAGGTACTCACAAAAATTGTGCGCATACATTCTGGGAGGATTGTTCTAGAGTCAAGGCCTGATCTGATACATATGAAACAAAACATGCTTTATGCCCCCTGCCGGACCTGTGGATAAATCTGAAAC is part of the Micavibrio sp. TMED2 genome and harbors:
- a CDS encoding type I-U CRISPR-associated helicase/endonuclease Cas3; the protein is MTSTSLPSLSTHDFDGYYNELYGYAPFPWQTRLVGQLATGQGWPSVMDLPTGSGKTASLDIALFHLALCADDPARPAPMRIVLVVDRRLIVDDAFRRAEEIAEKLQNAEDGILKTVADRLRHLAGGDIPVMARALRGGMPLEHGWATSPHQPTILCSTVDQVGSRLLFRGYGISDRMKPVHAGLFGNDCLFLLDEVHLSEPFRQTLSGIARLRSENWRETGTADRPWQVVEMSATPGNRGGQEPFALADDDRQDRTLKSRLEATKPVRLDTIKGTYKTAFPTAAAAEVGELLKDDNTKAIGVVVNRVATARQIFEQLRLQLGEKADIKLMIGPARAVDRDMIAEDLDNIRTGHKPRPEKPLIVVATQCLEAGVDIDLDALVTEAAPLDALRQRFGRVNRAGRDIAAKGSILITDEQLRKRYADPVYGDAVKACWDWLNKQYSENDDVLDFGINGMNARLQDMDPMALAPMLAERPDAPILRPVDADTCFQTAPRPAVATDLTLYLHGPQRQPAGVQIIWRGDLERRHMGESDKYRRQTLDILSLLPPRATEAIEVPVPTARRWLQSLGDRLPADTDASDVPLLIETDDASERKSGGYRAFRWRGRDDENSRSVWPNEIRPGDVIVVPASANYGGADQFGWNPDSMETVPDVADRAARPYARSKAAFRLHAALLVRAITDEEKTSEEGLKAHEKLVKKWSDRLEKWLAEYREETDGPARIVDSILSNTAEELDPDAHKWLEDANAILNGTGPKPKIELVFPYGDEATDDVLPTAAILAFPGGIKLPDTLNAIADNPPTADNPPSTEDDQASQTRANINDATATDTGENADIEPSDREYLNRHSRRVVAAIMRAAKHLGLSDALTDALCRAAWAHDWGKADPRFQSLLYSVLGQTFANPEELLAKAVGNTSGNPVSMLPKGWRHEALSVRMLLAEQDVLAGAHDPELVLWLVGTHHGYGRPFYGFADEWEQHTLYQLHTDGMSDREPFDLTADIPAPNRLGFDWQGDDWGGLMARLIRRYGWWQLAWLESLLRLADHHASANPDMAISDWQPSHLTGAALPASLPIHRHRLEGLEPDNLLAFLALLGLLRVLEAVRPDWHPQAYWDDDMGRKTLRPVLQLRAEVTEDDIAAAAAEGSTRLAGAHDFAGEKNLNHSAEAAHRLLGDTVREASLADRYRSDMMAALMNDGAINRKGSIDPTPLCLMFGQGHQHFLTRFAGVVEQGSPGKRGRGKKAVEISAEQAMTEALFTPWQRIDPTDGFRWDVEEDRRYALRAVNPSGDAATTQHGANRLAAFGLSSLPVMATPYSDRHISAIPGGQGARDFRFRWPLWRQPASMPTITALLAQAWREGETMPPKAWDAQETVERFSQGKFLNVTRAAFSRRQPATDEPNTKTGRKSA
- a CDS encoding type I-U CRISPR-associated protein Cas5/Cas6, yielding MLVLEIEYLGGVCYAARDQVSSEPDWPPQPDRVYSALVATWGMQGEDDRFRPALTWLEQQAVEGVYASDYNARQIGNAYVPVNDALTLAERRSRQPRQFPAALPDDPLVEIIWTEEPEQEILDLLDDLARDTASVGHSASLTRCRFRRGESVRPNLRQAPQRRIGAGRLATLEASYHAGRRPPPGDIVIDHPANDATSAGTTKFGRNWLVLELHANSFVPSITAFPLYAKAMRDTLLAGFDAIGMTVPEVISGHQPDGSPTAKPHMAVLPLADLGWQHARGTLMGFGLALPPAFDNPHDNPDTFQLLQGVMAALNAKAVNQYGTRLLQLCPRGDDAKRFMIELHLASVTGRQSLKPSRYSRPSRYWATATPIVLDRHLKQPPGDARQQEIEAIIVQACRNIGLPEPASITEGSSAGRPAIQLGKHSGISGATPAHPSVTGTRPRWRLPPALRSREMCHAVIRFDQPVSGPVILGAGRFHGMGLCLPFTPQPRSKTRS
- a CDS encoding type I-U CRISPR-associated protein Cas7; amino-acid sequence: MTLNYQELDDFVSRHAAIRRRQKLQPAGGPGDKIFPPTYPGDGKNDPPRHVFEVRRVPGQKDGIVCVLIDSVQSQANRMEEALVSLIYDEDFKIPRVTVDFSDTGLNVADRISSLDAPHRIYDAILRDSLLDDVPFLKSPLGEALIKAKPAEAAALLSHAPTALLFGAWHSQGQGGGLGAKFQRSLTSEIIGINVPAEEMVNRQTGEFQGRSLGKRTGSRMDPLGIRKGVEIYKTADGWVETAQKGAKKSKPSEANHGNIAPSIQPLGVTCDYAEQVVLLSTAGLRRLRFGTPEQTRAGRSLLASLGLVAFLAQDRNGFSLRSRCDLVPDGGLQALELVHHDGMVKQIDLDLDQAIALYDEAADKLRTTGVGYEPDPVMLKPQDKLISIIRQSEEMALKDLSDEAEDE